TACATTGGGCCTGTCGGTATATAGTGTGTGTAAAGGCTTTCTGAGACTGTGGTTACTTTTAGATACTTCAACACTTGACTTTTGTACCTGTATTTGACAATGTTTACTTTTACCTATGGATTCATGTGTGTAATGTTGTAATTTTACTTCGGTATAGGATACATTTCACCATCCGTCTTTCTCATTTTCAGCAACATGAAGTTCATTTGAAAAAAGAAccacaaaacaattgacattgAAAGAGTAGGATTGTCTGCAAATGTCAACCTTGAAGTTCAATTTTGCCTATTTTAAATATCTCTTCACAATCCCTGCCAATTTAAAGAAAGGGAAAGTCATCACAGCTCTGCAGGGTCTGCAAATTAAGTGAGCAGTTTTTCCTTATCGAGAGCTCCttgctgtgtgggaacattcagCAATGGCTCAGCATGTCAAACCATGTCAAGTGTTACAGTTCCCTTCCTGTTTCAGGGGGAAAAAAATATCACCCACAGATGAATTCACCAAAAAGGCTTGTCTTTAGACCCCTTCCTAAAATGATTAACCCTTCTACACTGCATTATTGAGTTCTGAGTGGTTGTGCTTTCTCATTGCCTGTAATTGTTCTTTTTCTATGTTGCCTTCATCAGTCTCTCTCCCCATTATATGAAAAGAAGGGAAAAATGTCTGAATAGAGGAGGGAGATTTTCCCACAGTCACTCAACTCAGAAAAATACGCCATTGTGGCCGGGTTCCCATCCCAATGGCCTGCTGCACAGTCCGCTGCGATTCAAGGACAATGTTCTTATAATTGAGTGACCATTCTTCCTCCTGTTTGAAAAGTGCGTGATGGTGATGAGGAACAGGGTTACATATGGCTGCAAATCAGTGCAGTCTGCAGGTAACCATGTCTGATTGTTTCCCATTTGAGTGCTGATATAATTTAGAGGAAAATCCTGTACCATTTAATGCACTTTAGTTATTTAAGTTGTATCCTAGGCTTGATGTGCATTTAGTGTTACACGTATGCTCCTTTGAGTAAATGCACCCAGAAGATTTTTTCCTAGCAAAAATCTAATACTTAAACAATTACTGAAAGGTTAATGTTATCTGTGGTATGGGCCATAAGCCTTTCTAACTAATTTCATTCTCTCTTTATAATATCAGCATAACCTGCAACCCCCTGCATGTATAAGGCAAAGCAAGTCATTATAAACACGGGGCAGTTTCAAAgtgttttatatgtatttaaatgcAGTAAAAGCAAACAAAGAACAAGGAATATAgcagaaaatatatattatatataatataatatactaACACATTTTGAGGCAATGCAGATTTAAATATGAAAATACATCAAAacaaaggaaaaaaatatttgtaaagAGTGataaactaataataataataataataataggtaAGCTTACTTGTAAAGCTGGTCACAGATAAGGCACACTTTTGACTCGGTTTTTTGTTCCAAATGGTGGTGCTTGGTTGATTCACAagactttaaaaacaaacatgatCTGCAACCACAACCTCTCTTTTACATTGTCATTCTTATGCTGAGGGGAAATGTGGCTTGCATAAATTGAATTGGAGGAAacatataattaaaacatatttagttaaattgtaTGTAAActtttataaataaaaaacggTATGAAGCtggcatatataaatataagacttTTAAAAGCGTACTACCCACATCAAATATAGCCAAATGAGGTCTATTTAAATATAATGCATTTACTTGATATAGTAGTCTACTATTTGTATTCTGCACAAACACAGCAGTGGTTCTGAAGAGGGCAGGCTGATCACGTGGTCTGATTACAAGCCAATCAGCGGGCAGTATTCTGCAGCTGTTTAACTGCAATGGCGGATACAATGAAGCTTAGTGAACATCACCCTCCTCCTCGTGAATCCAGCAACATGTCCAGCAGCTACAGGGACTGCCTGTGTGCGATACTGAAGCTCTTTTCAGACTTCGGGAGAGAGGTTGGTTCACATTGTTTTAGCCACATTTAGCCCCGAGATACGTTTCTTCTCCGTCCGAGTTGTATGTTAGCTCCATGCTAATGTTTTTAGCATCCCGGGTTAGCAGGACACACTTCATTCATTTTACTCAACATTCAAGCCGTGCTAAAGAAAGTAGCAACAACGTAACCTTCCCTTGTTTTTGTTGGTATTTATATCATTTCAATTTACTAGCTCGTTGCTTCCAGACGTGGTTATACCAGCTTTTCTGCCTCACCAATTTAAGCAACCTGCAACATCCTGCAGTTTTAAGGCAAATGTATGCATGTAGCTCCTTTCAGAAATTGGCCTGATTCAAAGTCAATTATATGcatttaaatgtaataaaaGCAAACTTAAAGCAGTTCATATGTAGGAATAtgtgaacatagtaaaaaacaaaTTCAGAGGCAATTCATACAAATGAAATTAAGACAAAGTGAAAATAAAGCATTAAACATGACATTGTTTATTGGGATTCAATCTTACTTGTGAGATACCAGCCTTACCAATGGGCCATACGCTTGTGAGATACCAGCCACCTCGCCTCACCAATTTAAGCAAATCTCTCCTAATGTCACTTCACCCTGTTGTCATTAACCCCGCTCACCTCTCTTTCTAGCTCTCCCTGAAACCTGTATTTAACATGTGAACTCTGTAATTCAGGATCACGTGGTCTGAATTATTTAGCACTTACGTGATTCCTATTCCCGTCCATTCTCTTGGAAAAGCAAGAATAAGAACACAATCTTTGGGGGGGAAATAAATATATGATAAGATAGacatttattgatcccaatttgggaaatgtttgtgttgcagcagcataaaaagacatggcattgtacaatacaTATTCaaagacaagaaataaacaagaaagtagaaaatatacatgttgaatttacaaatgaacaataacaagatataaagcaaggtattatatatacataagtATGTGACACAATATGTATTAGCAACTTCAATTCTTTATGTACACATATTCTTGCACCTGCTCTACCTTCAGCATGTATATCAAATATATCTCTACTTTATGTGGCATTATCAAAGTGGAGTCTCtccaattggattattatctttGATAAATAGGTCATTATAAAATCTCAGAACATTTCCATAATTCCCAGAGTCCAAAATTATATTCGAAATGGCTTGCATTATCTGACTAACAGTATTTAACCTAGATActcaataaacaaataatataaaatCAGAGAAAGGCAGAAAACACTTACTAATGCACGCCGGCTGATAAGTAGAAGTATTTTAAGCACTCAATTTGCTTTAATGTGTTGTGCAGTGTCGCCTCACTTTTTGTCTCTTTCTATATTTTTAAATCAAGCTCAAATTGAGTGATGCTGCTCTGAGAATAGAAGTCAACATCGATGCTGCGGATCTCCCGTCATCTCCAGATGCTCACGTGCACAGCTGTTTGCAGGAGCATATCACTAAATTACAGGTACATTAACACTAAAAGGGTTTGATTAAATGCTTTTAAATTGATGCCTatacattattatttgtataggcTATTTTTAAACTGCATTATACCCTTTAATGCTTGTTAGTAAAGGcctatttcatttaaaaactattatttgtGCTATGAATGCTATATTATTTTTTCCCATTTTTAAATAGGCTGTTTCAGAAAGCTTAAAGACGCTAGTGGATGCTCAGGGCGATACATCCTCTACAAAAGACTCCACAACAGACGATGCCGTCACCTCTTCGTCACTCAGAGAGCAGATGACGGATCTGTCTGAGTTTTATCCTCAGACCGCCGCCGACGAAGACAGCAAGACGGCAGAGGATGACGTCATGGTTCAGATCCGAGCCAAGAAGTCAGAGGTTGGTCTCCGTCAGCAGATCTGGAAGTGACAGTTTTAGAGACCTCTTTACTCTATGTTAACCAAATGAATACTGATAAATAATTGCTCCCAAGGATGTGAACATGACGTGCCGCAGGGAAGCAGAGAATGAGGGGTCCTTTAGTGCGGTGGTTGGGTAGAACAGACCACATTGCTGGAGGGCTTTGAGAGAGGGCCAGGTCCTTGATGGATTATGAAGTGGATGCTCATTACTCTGAGATTGCATGTGGATGAAGGACAAGAGCCCCCCATTCTGTTGTGCATTTATTTTGGTAGCCAAGCAAACAGTATTCATATTCCATCATGGGATGATGGCCAGCAATTCAACTGTTTTGGATACCTGAACATATTGTCTACTACATTTTCTCGTTCCATGTAATGCAAATGACTGTTTGCCCCCCAACTCATTGCTTTCTTGACACCTATCAATAGCTCATCAATCCACTGTATCTCATTACCTTTGTTCTCTGTCTCCATTGAAACCCTAGATTGAGCGAAGAATATCTGCATTTATGGAACGCAAGCAGATGGAGATCAATGAAAACAATGTACGCGAGTTTTGCAACGTGATCGACTGCAATCAGGGTGAGAATGGGGAAGAGGTTGGGGGCAGGGTGGAGAGGGAGCCTGCACACAGATTGCCAATGTTTGGGAGAGAGCTGATTTCCACAGGCGAGAGGTCAGGCTGAACTGCACAAAGAGTGGGGCTGAAGTAGCTAACACACTCGGCCTCGAAACACAACCAGCTTAGCCGAGAAAAACACGAGACCGAGGGCTTTTTAAATTCAAAGCCTGAGTGAGATACCAGTAACAGAAATCAGGACACACTAATGGCAATAATTGGCATTTAAGCCATCTATATAAAATGTTTCTAagaactttaattacattttgacATTACGttctaattatatatttttaatcaaAATGTCTCCTCAGTAGAAAACAGCTGTGCCAGGACAGATGCAGTTTTCACTCCTTATCCAGGTTTCAAAAGCCACGTGAAAGGTAAGGAAATAAATATTTCCTACAAATGTCAATGTGACATTTCTTAACAGCTTAATTCTTTTCAATTGCACTTGTCTTTTTAAGTAAGTCATAGGTTCATAAAGTTAATGAAGAAAAATGACTTGACAGATGacaagacattttttttttttaatatgttttggTTTAATGAATACATAAAAAGTATTATGAATGCATTAAATAAGAAGTGCTGAACCATTTGAAGAACCAACCGATAAACTACTTTATAGATCTGCATGCTTTGTCCTCAGACCCGTTTGCTCGTCCCTGGTTTTAATATCATGGCTTTTGTTTGTGATCTTCTTGCCTGGCTAGTTACCCGGGTGGTGAACACTTACGGGCCCCAGACTCGCAGTGGGGGGGGCCAGGGAGAGGCAGGGGATCCGCAGAGGGGCCCGATGTCGAGAGACTGTGGAAACGCAGCCATAGAAGAGCGACTTCAGAACAtcgagactcacctgagactccCCACAGGTCGGACAAAGTGTCTCACTGTATGTTACGTTTAACATGTCTGAAAGGCTTACGTGTAATAACAGAAACAATCTTGCACAAAAATAGTGTGTTCGTGGTGTTCTTCAATCATAGCAATTTAAAATGAGAGTGTATAGTAAATGTTATAGTCTATATGCAAAGTGGAATTAATCTGAAAAATAAGGATTCAAGGTTAATTTATTGTTATTTTACAACGAAATGCAGCTGTAGCTTAATCCATTATGCAACACACTTAAAAcagaacaataacattagtAGTAGTGCATTCCTGAAGTGCTTTTTAAAACATTGCATCAGGACTAATTGTAAACAACCAAAAACAATGATGAATTCTCTAGTCTGAGCAAGCTGATTTGAAACTGATATTCACATTATTAACAAAGACATATTTTATTATGACTTCTCTTTTGAACAGTCACAATCCATACCCACGTCTGTTGTGTTCATCATGTCAAACAACAAGTGTTTTCCTTCCTCAGCGGGCCCTGTTCCTCTGAGTGTGTACCAGAGGCTGAAGAAGCTGGAGGATCGGATCCTGGAGCTGGAGGGACTCTCCCCGGAGTACTTTCAGTCCACGGTGAGTCTTTGCCtttaaaatagataccttaAAGCCACTTCATATTAATTCAGTGTTTATACACATGTCTTTTATTGTAATAATGTGCGATTTTTAAATCTTCTTTTTAattcaatttgcacatttactgtgtATGCTTATGTTAagaaaatatcactcgtcaccggcttggtcttcaatatcaggatacatgtatttattatccttgcaagaatggaagtagtcatcacacacaGAGCTGCGTGGGACAAATAGTTCCCGAATAGTGTCCTTCGCATGCCTTAAATACAAGAGAGGGTGTCACAAGATAGAagaataccggttcaaagcagtattcaatgtttagttcagattagctaaggcctgcgtaagcaataaacatgacagttagagatgatccgatcacgtgatcggggatcggagccgatcacgtgattttcaaaagatcggaatcgggagaaaaaaatcggggatcgggattttttattttttttatataaaatatttttattattttatttaatgttacaaaacaaaaatgaccatgttcacgtcttaaagtcatcctgaggacatagttttggtttaaaattacacaacatcatgtatgtgttgcttcttttgggcttgttttcagacctggttgcttattcctctgaaatctggcaacagagtgggcgcagtgtctaatagtagcagcaagctaacgagaggctacgttcagctggtgactcgggagtcgggacagagcaaatgtcaggagtttggaagtattataaaattgaaagtgaaggcagtgtaacagccaggtgcaatgtttgcaaggcggaggttccgcgtggtggaaagaacagagctacgttcaacacgaccaatctaacacgcaacctgagaaacaaacaacaacacgacgagtacacagcggccactcagggaacggcactgaaacaaccgacactttcagagacttttaaaaggaaagagaaactgccccagaacagagaaaacagccaagatagctgacttcatcgcgttggatgaccagccgttatctgttaccttttttttctcttaatgcattgcataaagatcggatcgggaaaaatcggtatcggcagattgtcaaaatcaaatgatcggaatcggatcgggagcaaaaaaaggtgatcgggacatccctaatgaCAGTCATATGCCTATccccatagaggctgaatcatcgtgttaatcacatagctatcacatTACTTCGCCAGTCATCAAGGATAAAGCTGGGAAGATTAATGGCATTGATAATTACAGACCCATTGCTTTAGCTAGCATTCTCTCCAAAGTGTTGGAGAACATTCTGTTGGATAGGCTGGAAAAGTATTTTACCACAGCTGACAACCAGTTTggttttaaaag
The sequence above is drawn from the Pseudochaenichthys georgianus chromosome 22, fPseGeo1.2, whole genome shotgun sequence genome and encodes:
- the mbip gene encoding MAP3K12-binding inhibitory protein 1 isoform X2; its protein translation is MADTMKLSEHHPPPRESSNMSSSYRDCLCAILKLFSDFGRELKLSDAALRIEVNIDAADLPSSPDAHVHSCLQEHITKLQAVSESLKTLVDAQGDTSSTKDSTTDDAVTSSSLREQMTDLSEFYPQTAADEDSKTAEDDVMVQIRAKKSEIERRISAFMERKQMEINENNVREFCNVIDCNQENSCARTDAVFTPYPGFKSHVKVTRVVNTYGPQTRSGGGQGEAGDPQRGPMSRDCGNAAIEERLQNIETHLRLPTAGPVPLSVYQRLKKLEDRILELEGLSPEYFQSTSHLHKRPKTSPAQACSLTELDEKISAVKAALLKRVNEFGPGYEEESL
- the mbip gene encoding MAP3K12-binding inhibitory protein 1 isoform X1: MADTMKLSEHHPPPRESSNMSSSYRDCLCAILKLFSDFGRELKLSDAALRIEVNIDAADLPSSPDAHVHSCLQEHITKLQAVSESLKTLVDAQGDTSSTKDSTTDDAVTSSSLREQMTDLSEFYPQTAADEDSKTAEDDVMVQIRAKKSEIERRISAFMERKQMEINENNVREFCNVIDCNQVENSCARTDAVFTPYPGFKSHVKVTRVVNTYGPQTRSGGGQGEAGDPQRGPMSRDCGNAAIEERLQNIETHLRLPTAGPVPLSVYQRLKKLEDRILELEGLSPEYFQSTSHLHKRPKTSPAQACSLTELDEKISAVKAALLKRVNEFGPGYEEESL